The Lysobacter enzymogenes DNA segment TGCGCGCGCTTCCCGGCGATCGGCCGAGAACGCTGGCGCGAGCGTTTCGCCCGCGGCCGCGTGCTCGATGCGCGCGACGGGCGGGCGCTGGACGCGGCGGAGCCTTACAAGGTCGGCCTGGAAATCCTGTATTTCCGCGAAGTCGAGCGCGAACCGCGGATTCCGTTCGAAGAACGCATCGTCCATGCCGACGAGCGTCTGTTGGTGGTCGACAAGCCGCATTTCCTGCCGGTCGCGCCGGCCGGCCGCTTCGTCGCCGAAACCCTGCTGGCGCGGCTGCAGCGCCGCTACCGCGAGCCGGATCTGGCGCCGCTGCACCGGCTCGACGCGGCCACCGCCGGGCTGGTGCTGTTCTCGCGCGAGCGCGCCAGCCGCGGCGCTTACCAGGCGCCGTTCCGCGAACGCCGCATCGACAAGCGTTACCTTGCGCTGGCGCCGCCGTTGCCGGCGCTGGCGTTCCCGCTGCTGCGGCGCTCGCGGATCGAGCCGGGCGAGCCGTTCTTCCTGATGCGCGAGGCGGCGGGCGAGGCCAACAGCGAAACCACGGTCGAGGTGGTTTCCCGCGGGCCGCGGGCCTGGACCTACGCCCTGCATCCCGTCACCGGCCGCAAGCATCAACTGCGCGTGCACATGGCCGCGCTCGGCGCGCCGATCCTCGGCGACCGTTTTTATCTGTTGCAGGCGCGCAGCGAGGCGGACGACGAGGACTTTTCGCAGCCGCTCAAACTGCTGGCGCAGTCGCTGCGCTTCGTCGATCCGCTGGACGGACGCGAACGCTGGTTCGAGAGCGGGCTGGCGTTGTAGGAGCGGTTGGGGCCGTTCGCCGGCGTGTTGCCGGGTTCGAAGTGGTTGCGGGTTCGCGGTCGCGGCTTGCGCCGCTCCTACAGTGGCCCTGCGGAACCTGCCGGGAGCCCTTGTAGGAGCGACGCAAGTCGCGACCGCGAAGCGTCCGCTGGCGTCGAAAGTTCCGTCGCCGCCGCGGCCCTCACACCCATTCGCGCGAGGGCAGGGTATAGCGCCTTTGCGGCCGGCCGATCAGGTCGAGGAAATTGTTGAACACCGCGTCGGCGCGTTGCTGCATGCCGGCGATGTGCTGCGCGGTCAGCGCGCGGATCGCCGTTTCGCTGGTGTCGTGGCCGAGTTCGGCCAGCTCCGCGCGATAGGCCGGATTGGCCAGCCAGCGCTCGATCAGCGGCACGTCCATCTCCAGGTGGAACTGGAAGCCGTAGGCGTTGTCGCCCCAGCGGAAGGCCTGTTGTTCGCAAGTCTGGGTGCGGGCCAGGTGGTGGGCGCCGTGCGGGATTTCGAAGCTGTAGCGATGCCACTGGAACACCGGCGCGCTGCCGGCCAGCGGCGCCAGCACCGGGTCGGTGCGGCCGGCGTCGGTGCTGTGCAGCGGGTACCAACCGATCTCGGGCACGTGATGCTTGCGCACCGGCGCGCCGAGCACGTGCGCGAGCAATTGCGCGCCGAGGCAGATGCCGAGCACCGGCTTGCCCTGTTCGAGCATGGCCTCGATCGCGCGCAGCTCGGTGGTCAGGTGCGGGCGCGCGGCGCGGTCCTCGACGTTCATCGGGCCGCCGAGCACGATCAGCCCGCGATAGCGCTCCAGATTGGGCGCGGCGCCGGGGTCGCGGTCGAAGTTGACGAAACGGATGCGGTGGCCGCGGCGGCGGATCAGCGGATCGAGCGTGCCGAGCGGTTCGGCGGCGACGTGTTGGAAGACCAGGATGCGGGACATGAGCGGCGTGGCGTCGGCTTACGCTTGCGACTATGCCAAAGCGCGCGCGGTTGTGGGGCGTCGCGGCTTATGAATTCTGGTTTTTTGCGTCGGGCGCTAGCGCGGTTTGCCCGCGCCGCTTCCCACCGCCATCCCCGCGAACGCGGGGATCCAGGGCTTTTCGTGCGAGAACGCCCGAGGTCTTCGGATCCCCGCGTTCGCGGGGATGGCGTTTCCGATGGATGCGCCGCGGGCGCTGGCTTGCGCCGCGCCCGCTGCGCGTCCTGCCTCAGCGCGGCCCGCGCGGCTTGAACGGCGGCTTGCGCGGACCGCCGCCGTGCGGCTTCGGCCCGCGCGGACCCGGGCCGCCCGGACGGCCGGCGCCGCGACCGCTGCGGCCGCCTTCGGCGTCGCCCGGCCCGGCGCGCTGGATGCGCAGCGGCTGCCCGGCCACGCGCACCTTCTTCAGGTGTTCCATCAACTCGCGCGGCATGCCTTCGGGCAGGTCGACCAGGGTGTAGTCGTCGCGGATGTCGATGCGGCCGATGTAGCGGCTTTCCAGATCGGCCTCGTTGGCGATGGCGCCGACGATGTTGCCCGGCTGCACGCCGTGGCTGTGGCCGACCTCGATGCGGAAGGTCTCCATGCCGACCTCGCTCTCGCGCGGCGCGCGCTCGGGGCGCTCAGCGCGCTCGGCGCGCGGCGGACGCGGCGCGGGCGCGTCGTCGTCGAAGAACGCCTCGGCGCGGTTGGCCGGCGGGCGCGCGGCGCCCGGCGGGGTGTACTGGCGGTCCTCGTGGCGGTGCGCGGGACGCTCTTCGCGCGGCGGTCGCGGGTCGCGGCGGGCTTCGTCGCGACGGTTGTCGTCGCGGAACTCGCGCCGGTGCGCGCCCGAGTTGGAGGCGTTGTCGCGCTCGATGAACTTGCGCGTGGCTTGGCCGCGATGCTCGCGCGGGCCGTCGCGCTCCTCGCGTGCGTACTTGGGCGCCGCCGGCGGCGGGGTCAGCAGCAGCGGGTTGTCGCCCTGCACCAGCTTGGCCAGCGCCGCGGCGATCTCCACCGCCGGCACGTTCTTCTCGCGCTCGTAGCGCTCGACCAGGTCGCGGAACATGCCCAGCTCGTCGCCTTCCAGCGCCTCGGTGATGCGGCCGAGGAAGCGCGAGACGCGCTGCTCGTTGACCGTCTCCACGCTCGGCAGCTCCATCGGCTCGATCGGCTGGCGGGTGGCGCGCTCGATCGCGCGCAGCATGCCGCGCTCGCGCGGGGTCACGAACAAGATCGCTTCGCCCTTGCGCCCGGCGCGGCCGGTGCGGCCGATGCGGTGGACGTAGCTCTCGGTGTCGTAGGGAATGTCGTAGTTCAGCACGTGGCTGATGCGGTCCACGTCGAGGCCGCGCGCGGCCACGTCGGTGGCGACCAGCACGTCGATCTTGCCGTCCTTGAGGTTCGCGATGGTCTTCTCGCGCTGCGCCTGCTGCACGTCGCCGTTGATCGCCGCGGCCGAAATGCCGCGCGCCAGCAGCTTCTCGGCCAGTTCCTCGGTGCCGAGCTTGGTGCGCGAGAACACGATCATCGCGTCGAAGGTCTCGGCTTCCAGGATCCGGGTCAGCGCGTCGAGCTTGTGCACGCCGCTGACCGACCAGTAACGCTGGCGGATGTTGGCCGAGGTGGTGGTGGTCGACTTGATCGCGATCTCGACCGGGTTCTTCAGGTAGGTCTGGGCGATGCGCTTGATCTGCGCCGGCATGGTCGCCGAGAACAGCGCCACCTGGCGCGATTCCGGGGTCTTCTTGAGGACGTTCTCGACGTCGTCGATGAAGCCCATGCGCAGCATTTCGTCGGCTTCGTCGAGCACCAGGCAGCGCAGCTGCGACAGGTCCAGCGAGCCGCGTTCGAGATGGTCGATGACGCGGCCGGGCGTGCCGACCACGACCTGCACGCCGCGCTTGAGCGCCTGCAGCTGCGGGTAGTAGCTCTGGCCGCCGTAGATCGGCAGCACGTGGAAGCCGGGCAGGTGGGTGGCGTACTTCTGGAACGCTTCGGCGACCTGGATCGCCAGTTCGCGCGTCGGCGCCAGCACCAGCGCCTGCGGCTTGGCCTGGGCCGGATCGATGCTGGCCAGGATCGGCAGCGCGAACGCGGCGGTCTTGCCGGTGCCGGTCTGGGCCTGGCCGAGCACGTCGCGGCCTTCCAGCAGCGGCGGGATGGTGGCGGCCTGGATCGGCGAGGGCGATTCGTAGCCGACGTCGGCGAGCGCGCGCAGCAGCGGCTCGGACAGGGCGAGGTCGGTGAACTTGGGGGAGGAGGGCGCGTCGGTGGGGGTGTCGGCGCTCATGTCGAGGCTCTAGCAGCGCCGGCAGGGCCGGTCGGATGACCGACCAGTTTACTCCGATGCGGGTGGAGCTACGGCTCGGATGCGTCCGGCGGCGCGGCGAGGCCGTCGTGGCGGGCTCGCGGGCTCGCGGCGGCGGCGGGACCGAACCGATGGCGGCGCGAAAGTGCGCGGATTCGCCACGCGGGCCGGGCGTGGGTGGGCGGCCCGCCGGCTGCGACAGGGGCGGTCGTGCGGGCGGGGGCGGCCGGCGTCGTCGGCCCTCGCGGGCGTCGGCGGCGACTGTGCCGGATCGGCCCGATGACGGATTCCGTGCGACCCGGGCTTGCACGTATTTGCACGTTTGTGCACGATTAGCTTCAATCGTGAACGATCCGGAGCCCCGATGTCCGTCGAGGAACTGCTGCCGCAGCAACGCCACCGCCTGATCCTGGAGCGCCTGCTGGCCCAGGGCCGGGTGATCGCGGTCGACCTGGCGCGCGAGCTGGAGGTGTCGCACGACACCATCCGCCGCGACCTGCGCGAGATGGCCGCGGCGGGGCAGTGCCGGCGGGTCTACGGCGGCGCGCTGCCGCTGGCGCCGGACCGCGGCACCCTGGTCCAGCGCCAGGCCCAGGCGCCGGGGCGCAAGGCGGCGCTGGCGCGCGCCGCGATCGGGCTGATCGAGCGCGGCCAGGTGCTGTTCCTCGATGCCGGTTCGACAAACATCGCCATCGCCCAGGCGCTGCCGGCCGACTACGGCCTGACCGTGGCCACCAACGCCCCGGCGATCGCCGCGCTGCTGGCGCCGCGCGAGGACCTGCAACTGATCGCGATCGGCGGCCGGATCGAGCCGCGCATCGGCGCCGCGCTCGGTGCCGGTGCGTTGCGCGAGGTCGAGGCGATCCGCAGCGATTGGTACTTCCTCGGCGTGTGCGGCGCCGACCACGAGGCCGGCATCAGCGCGCGCGACTACGAGGACGCGCAGTTCAAGCAGGCCGCCGCCCACGCCGCGCGCGCGGTGGCGGTGCTGGTTACCGACGACAAGTTCGGCACCGCCGCGCCGTACACCGTGCTCGCCGCCGACGCGGTGGCGGCGCTGGTGATCGAGCACGACGGCGACGCCGCGCAGGCGCGCGCGTTCGCGGCCAAGGGCGCACGGGTGGTGCGCGCCGGGCCGGCGCAGTGAGCGCGGCCGCGGCGGCGCGGTCGCGGAACCGGAGGCGTCGGGCCTGAAGGCCCTCCCACGGCAGCGCTCGCGCTGCACCCCCTCCACCGTGGGAGGGCCTTCAGCCCCGCCGCTTTCGGTTTTGTGGCAGGGACTTCGGTCCCGACGCTTCGACCTTTGTGGGAAGGGCTTCAGTGCCGACGCCTTGATCTTTGCGGCAGGGACTTCGGTCCCGACGCTTTGATTTTTGTGGGGACTTCGGTCCCGAAGCTTCAGCTTTTGCGAAATGGTTTCAGCCCCGACGCTTTGGCTTTCGTGGGAGGGACTTCAGTCCCGACGCTGTTGTCCCCGATCGCCGGCAACCGACCTTTGAACCCGAAGAGATTCCAATGAGCGATCCGCACTCCGCCGCAGCCTCCGACCCCGCCGCCCGCGGCGGCCCCATCGGCGCGCTCGAACGTCTCTCCACCCGCATCGCCTTCTTCATCGCCGGCCTGGCGATGGCCGGCTGGGCGCCGCTGGTGCCGTACGCCAAGGCCCGCACCGGGGTCGACGAAGGCACGCTCGGCCTGTTGCTGCTGGCGCTGGGCGCCGGCTCGATGACCACCATGCCGCTGACCGGCGCGCTGACCGCGCGGATCGGCTGCCGCAAAGTGATCCTGCTGGCCAGCGCCGCGGTCGCCGCGGTGCTGCCGCTACTGGCCCAGCTCGACACCGTCGCCGGCATGGCCGCGGCGCTGTTCGCGTTCGGCGCCGCCATCGGCGCGATCGACGTGGCGATCAACATCCAGGCGGTGATCGTGGAAAAAGCCAGCGGCCGGCCGCTGATGTCGGGGTTCCACGGGTTTTTCAGCGTCGGCGGCATCGCCGGCGCGGCCATGGTCAGCGCCTTGCTGTGGTTGCAGGCGACGCCGCTGGTCGCGGCCTTGAGCGTGGCGGTGTTGCTGGCGCTGTTGATGCTGGCCGGCAGCCGCGGGCTGCTGCGCTACGGCGACGACGGTCACGGCGGCGCGACGTTCGTGCTGCCGCACGGGATCGTGATCCTGGTCGGCGCGCTGTGCTTCGTGGTGTTCCTGGCCGAGGGCGCGATGCTGGACTGGAGCGCGCTGCTGCTGGTCGCGCAGCGCGGCGCCGAGGCCAGCGCCGGCGGCCTGGGCTATGCGGTGTTCGCGCTGGCGATGACCGTGGGCCGGTTCAGCGGCGACCGCATCGTCCAACGCTTCGGCGCGCGGCCGGTGCTGGCGCTGGGCGGGGTGTGCGCGGCGGCCGGTTTCGCGCTGGCGGCGACGCTGCCCTGGATCGGCACGACGTTGCTGGGCTTCGCCCTGGTCGGGCTGGGCTGCTCCAACATCGTGCCGATCCTGTTCACCGCCGCCGGCGCGCAGAAGGCGATGCCGGCCGGCGCGGCGATCTCGGCGGTGAGCACGCTGGGGTATGCCGGCATCCTGATCGGACCGGCCGGGATCGGCTGGATCGCGAAGATCAGCAGTCTGGCGGTCGCGTTCGCGGTGCTGGGCGTGGGGTTGGTGGCGGTGGCGGCCAGCGCGAAGTTGGTGGCTGCGCGCAAGGGTTGAGGGGGCTGGGTGTTGGGTGGCGATTCGCGTTGGCTGCGCTTTTCGTTGCGGTGGAGGCAGGAATGCCGCGAAGCCGGGAGTCTCTGGAGACCGTCATTCCAGCGGACGCTGGAATCCATTTTGACTTGGTGTTGGTTCTGCCTTTGCCGAGGCTATGAGTGAGGACCAGCCAAGATCAGGAGCTTCCGTCCGCAAGCGGCCGGGTCACTTTCTTTGTCTTAAGCCACAAAGAAAGTAACCAAAGAAAAGGCCTTGTTTTTTCGGATCAAGAGCCACTATGGCTCGCAGCGGCGCGGGGCCGCGCCATAAGGGGCATCCATGCCCCATGGCGCGCGTGCGCATCCATGCGCACGCCCTCCGGGGCTGCGGAACATGGGCTTCGCTTGTGGTCGCGTCCGAGCAAGAAGCAACGGCAACGGCAAAATCAAAATGGATTCCGGCTTTCGCCGGAATGACGGGAGATGAGAGCGCAACCCCCACTGCCGTCATTCCGGCGAAAGCCGGAATCCATTTTGATTTTGCTCGTGCTCGTGGCTTTAGCCACTCACCGCGGCCGCCGCGCCAGCCATCGGTCCAGTTGCGCCGCGAACGCTTGCCGGTCGCGTGCGTGCAGCGCTGGCGGGCCGCCGGTCTGGACGCCGGCGCCGCGCAGTTCTTCCATGAAATTGCGGATCGACAGGCGCTCGGCGATGTTGTCGCGGGTGTAGAGGTCGCCGCGCGGGTTCAGCGCGACCGCGCCCTTGGCCAGCGCCAGCGAGGCCAGCGGGATGTCCTGGGTCACCACCAGGTCGCCGGCGGCGAGCCGCTGCACGATCTCGGTGTCGGCCACGTCCGCCCCGGACGGGACCTGGATCGCGCGAATCCAGCGCGAGGGCGGTGTGCGCAGCCATTGGTTGGCGACCAGGGTCAGCGGAATCTGCGCGCGCTCGGCGGCGCGGAACAGGATGTCCTTGATCA contains these protein-coding regions:
- a CDS encoding DeoR/GlpR family DNA-binding transcription regulator, yielding MSVEELLPQQRHRLILERLLAQGRVIAVDLARELEVSHDTIRRDLREMAAAGQCRRVYGGALPLAPDRGTLVQRQAQAPGRKAALARAAIGLIERGQVLFLDAGSTNIAIAQALPADYGLTVATNAPAIAALLAPREDLQLIAIGGRIEPRIGAALGAGALREVEAIRSDWYFLGVCGADHEAGISARDYEDAQFKQAAAHAARAVAVLVTDDKFGTAAPYTVLAADAVAALVIEHDGDAAQARAFAAKGARVVRAGPAQ
- a CDS encoding YaiI/YqxD family protein; the encoded protein is MTDTSAAPPAAPQIWVDADACPVVIKDILFRAAERAQIPLTLVANQWLRTPPSRWIRAIQVPSGADVADTEIVQRLAAGDLVVTQDIPLASLALAKGAVALNPRGDLYTRDNIAERLSIRNFMEELRGAGVQTGGPPALHARDRQAFAAQLDRWLARRPR
- a CDS encoding MFS transporter, which encodes MSDPHSAAASDPAARGGPIGALERLSTRIAFFIAGLAMAGWAPLVPYAKARTGVDEGTLGLLLLALGAGSMTTMPLTGALTARIGCRKVILLASAAVAAVLPLLAQLDTVAGMAAALFAFGAAIGAIDVAINIQAVIVEKASGRPLMSGFHGFFSVGGIAGAAMVSALLWLQATPLVAALSVAVLLALLMLAGSRGLLRYGDDGHGGATFVLPHGIVILVGALCFVVFLAEGAMLDWSALLLVAQRGAEASAGGLGYAVFALAMTVGRFSGDRIVQRFGARPVLALGGVCAAAGFALAATLPWIGTTLLGFALVGLGCSNIVPILFTAAGAQKAMPAGAAISAVSTLGYAGILIGPAGIGWIAKISSLAVAFAVLGVGLVAVAASAKLVAARKG
- a CDS encoding type 1 glutamine amidotransferase; translation: MSRILVFQHVAAEPLGTLDPLIRRRGHRIRFVNFDRDPGAAPNLERYRGLIVLGGPMNVEDRAARPHLTTELRAIEAMLEQGKPVLGICLGAQLLAHVLGAPVRKHHVPEIGWYPLHSTDAGRTDPVLAPLAGSAPVFQWHRYSFEIPHGAHHLARTQTCEQQAFRWGDNAYGFQFHLEMDVPLIERWLANPAYRAELAELGHDTSETAIRALTAQHIAGMQQRADAVFNNFLDLIGRPQRRYTLPSREWV
- a CDS encoding DEAD/DEAH box helicase, which encodes MSADTPTDAPSSPKFTDLALSEPLLRALADVGYESPSPIQAATIPPLLEGRDVLGQAQTGTGKTAAFALPILASIDPAQAKPQALVLAPTRELAIQVAEAFQKYATHLPGFHVLPIYGGQSYYPQLQALKRGVQVVVGTPGRVIDHLERGSLDLSQLRCLVLDEADEMLRMGFIDDVENVLKKTPESRQVALFSATMPAQIKRIAQTYLKNPVEIAIKSTTTTSANIRQRYWSVSGVHKLDALTRILEAETFDAMIVFSRTKLGTEELAEKLLARGISAAAINGDVQQAQREKTIANLKDGKIDVLVATDVAARGLDVDRISHVLNYDIPYDTESYVHRIGRTGRAGRKGEAILFVTPRERGMLRAIERATRQPIEPMELPSVETVNEQRVSRFLGRITEALEGDELGMFRDLVERYEREKNVPAVEIAAALAKLVQGDNPLLLTPPPAAPKYAREERDGPREHRGQATRKFIERDNASNSGAHRREFRDDNRRDEARRDPRPPREERPAHRHEDRQYTPPGAARPPANRAEAFFDDDAPAPRPPRAERAERPERAPRESEVGMETFRIEVGHSHGVQPGNIVGAIANEADLESRYIGRIDIRDDYTLVDLPEGMPRELMEHLKKVRVAGQPLRIQRAGPGDAEGGRSGRGAGRPGGPGPRGPKPHGGGPRKPPFKPRGPR
- a CDS encoding pseudouridine synthase, yielding MPIPPPDAPFDLGLPQASAPDASAPHALAPSRLQLPPGPWTNLLDGVCARFPAIGRERWRERFARGRVLDARDGRALDAAEPYKVGLEILYFREVEREPRIPFEERIVHADERLLVVDKPHFLPVAPAGRFVAETLLARLQRRYREPDLAPLHRLDAATAGLVLFSRERASRGAYQAPFRERRIDKRYLALAPPLPALAFPLLRRSRIEPGEPFFLMREAAGEANSETTVEVVSRGPRAWTYALHPVTGRKHQLRVHMAALGAPILGDRFYLLQARSEADDEDFSQPLKLLAQSLRFVDPLDGRERWFESGLAL
- a CDS encoding DUF6053 domain-containing protein, with protein sequence MRIAHWNLFGFKGRLPAIGDNSVGTEVPPTKAKASGLKPFRKS